One Bacillota bacterium genomic window, TTTAAGCGGGGCAGATCAATATGATGCTGGTTGTTGCAGCCGAGGAAGTCGTAATCGCTGTTTTCCTGGTAGAAGAAACCAGCAGTATCGCAGTGGGCATCAATAATGTTAAATTTATTGCTACAGTTCATTTTTTTCATCCTAAAGATGGCCAGGGGCAGTATCATTCCCGGGCTGCTCATTAACCAGCAGGGTAAATACATCGGGCCGGGCGTAATGACCGCATACATCGAAATCAAAACGAGCCTCGATAACCGCAGCCAGGTCAAGGTCGGCGATCAGGATATCATTCTGGTCCCAGACCGGCCCGGCCAGGTAGTTGCCAAGCGGGTCTATGATGGCGCTGCCTCCCCTG contains:
- a CDS encoding nitrilase-related carbon-nitrogen hydrolase, which produces YLTPTADHRPGWQSTIQHIALESRAFVLSSNQFVKKSSYPTELACYSELADQPEIMSRGGSAIIDPLGNYLAGPVWDQNDILIADLDLAAVIEARFDFDVCGHYARPDVFTLLVNEQPGNDTAPGHL